From Astyanax mexicanus isolate ESR-SI-001 chromosome 16, AstMex3_surface, whole genome shotgun sequence, one genomic window encodes:
- the gpr88 gene encoding probable G-protein coupled receptor 88 has product MRNHSSSLSPEDCLHGRAARLSLAAAYALLCAGGLALNLSVVCVVGGFRKLRTASNAFIVNGCVADLLVCAVWMPQEAVAVSTGGGVGPPALRALREALLLLGITVSLLSHSLIAVNRYVLITKSPGTYQALYQKRHTEWMIAGSWLISLASLLPWITGFGSRLEGCSASLSLSSSASASASPSPLPSALASAVLSASASPSLPPPTSSASVSPASGPLSASATSASPTPAASGPPPASSTTITASSASFTMGIPLLTHPPSAGTLALTILGQTAVVLYCYFKIFRRVQSSVKRVSVLNFQLVNSLPCAFPRKDRRLGLCVLAVCFVFLLTTQPLCWTLAAAVFTRVPGPLWTFSWLLFCTVFVSNPFLYTWKNEEFRRSLRCVVRGELWRGSTVGVEPSTVSSISHLLPRQSSRRAFLSQAN; this is encoded by the coding sequence ATGCGGAAccactcctcctccctctctccggAAGACTGTCTGCACGGGCGCGCGGCGCGTCTCTCTCTGGCGGCCGCGTACGCGCTGCTGTGCGCCGGCGGGCTCGCGCTCAACCTGTCGGTGGTGTGCGTGGTGGGGGGATTCCGCAAGCTGCGCACCGCGAGCAACGCCTTCATCGTAAACGGCTGCGTGGCGGACCTGCTGGTGTGCGCCGTGTGGATGCCGCAGGAGGCGGTGGCCGTGTCCACCGGGGGCGGGGTGGGTCCGCCGGCGCTGCGGGCGCTCCGGgaggcgctgctgctgctgggcatCACGGTCTCGCTGCTGTCCCACTCGCTGATCGCCGTCAACCGCTACGTGCTGATCACCAAGAGCCCTGGCACCTACCAGGCGCTCTACCAGAAGCGGCACACGGAGTGGATGATAGCGGGGTCCTGGCTCATCTCCCTGGCGTCCCTGCTGCCCTGGATCACCGGCTTCGGCTCCAGGCTGGAGGGATGCTCAGCATCTCTATCACTTTcctcatcagcatcagcatccgCATCTCCCTCCCCACTTCCATCAGCGCTGGCATCAGCAGTACTCTCAGCATCAGCATCTCCATCACTTCCACCACCAACATCATCTGCATCAGTATCCCCAGCATCAGGACCACTTTCAGCATCAGCAACATCAGCATCACCAACACCTGCAGCATCAGGACCACCACCAGCATCCTCAACAACCATTACAGCATCCTCCGCATCCTTCACCATGGGCATTCCCCTTCTTACCCACCCCCCTTCAGCCGGCACCCTAGCCCTCACCATCCTGGGTCAGACAGCCGTGGTCCTCTACTGCTACTTCAAGATCTTCCGCCGCGTCCAAAGCAGCGTGAAGCGGGTGAGCGTCCTGAACTTCCAGCTGGTCAACAGCCTCCCCTGCGCCTTTCCCCGCAAGGACCGGCGCCTGGGCCTCTGCGTCCTGGCCGTGTGCTTCGTGTTCCTGCTGACCACGCAGCCCCTCTGCTGGACGCTGGCGGCCGCCGTCTTCACTCGGGTGCCCGGCCCGCTCTGGACCTTCTCCTGGCTCCTGTTCTGCACCGTGTTCGTGTCCAACCCGTTCCTCTACACCTGGAAGAACGAGGAGTTCCGGAGGTCTCTGAGGTGTGTGGTGCGGGGAGAGCTGTGGAGGGGGTCCACGGTGGGAGTGGAGCCCAGCACGGTCAGCAGCATCTCACACCTTCTGCCCCGGCAGAGCAGCCGCAGGGCTTTCCTGAGCCAGGCGAACTGA